A region from the Marinobacter sp. SS13-12 genome encodes:
- a CDS encoding sigma-70 family RNA polymerase sigma factor → MTEVQSPGPSPTIAHSGETDSLVGLYFRDASRYELLTNEGERRLSRRLSFCYRVISAEMGLPEDTPQTFREVIGSLGDACAFSTRCRRAYHLATDSRQRLIRSNLRLAVHIARRYANRGIPMSDVIQDANVGLIKAVERFDPTKGFRFSTYAYWWISEEVKRCMKRGTRLVHTPENVVDEIRLLQKTSLALHQTLGRTPSQSELAREIEVSPSRIGELRALASMEVSVDMPVTTEGGITLGDSLSAGEQSAPDHDMLHRDRKRTLAALLADLSSREQDVLARRFGLGLPEPETLQVISDHLGISRERVRQIEKGALKKLRNLVESPEAALRS, encoded by the coding sequence ATGACTGAAGTTCAGAGCCCGGGGCCATCTCCGACCATAGCCCACTCCGGCGAAACGGACTCCCTTGTAGGGCTGTACTTCAGGGATGCGTCCCGTTACGAATTGCTGACCAACGAAGGTGAGCGTCGCCTTTCCCGCAGATTATCTTTCTGTTATCGGGTCATCTCTGCGGAGATGGGCTTGCCGGAGGACACTCCCCAAACCTTTCGTGAAGTTATCGGAAGCCTGGGGGATGCCTGCGCCTTCTCTACCCGGTGCCGTCGCGCCTACCATCTTGCCACCGACAGCCGGCAGCGGCTGATCCGCAGTAACCTGCGGCTTGCCGTCCATATTGCGCGGCGTTACGCCAACCGCGGCATCCCGATGTCGGATGTGATCCAGGATGCCAATGTTGGCCTTATCAAGGCCGTTGAGCGATTCGATCCCACCAAAGGCTTCCGTTTCTCTACCTACGCCTACTGGTGGATAAGCGAAGAGGTCAAACGTTGCATGAAGCGGGGCACCCGTCTGGTGCACACCCCCGAGAACGTGGTGGATGAAATCCGTCTGCTTCAGAAAACCTCCCTGGCGCTTCACCAGACCCTGGGCCGTACGCCGTCACAGAGCGAGCTGGCACGGGAAATTGAGGTATCGCCATCGCGCATCGGAGAACTGCGGGCCCTGGCGAGCATGGAAGTGTCTGTGGATATGCCGGTGACCACCGAAGGTGGCATCACCCTTGGTGACAGCCTCAGTGCGGGTGAGCAGTCCGCGCCGGACCATGACATGCTCCATCGGGACCGCAAGCGCACACTGGCGGCGCTGCTGGCCGATCTGAGTTCACGGGAACAGGACGTACTGGCTCGGCGCTTCGGGCTTGGCCTGCCAGAGCCGGAGACCCTGCAGGTGATTTCCGACCATCTCGGTATCAGCCGCGAACGGGTAAGGCAGATTGAAAAGGGCGCCCTCAAGAAACTGAGAAATCTGGTTGAAAGCCCGGAAGCGGCACTCCGGAGCTAG
- a CDS encoding aspartate kinase, producing MTSERHTVEKIGGTSMSNYEAVRDNIILGGREKDDLYQRIFVVSAYGGVTDELLEHKKTGEPGVYALFADAESDWAWGDDLTKLIKFLTDINGELFGDPMLKQQADQFITDRIEGVRGCLIDLQRLCSYGQFQLEEHLLTVREMLAGIGEAHSAFNTALKLQQEGINARFVDLTGWRDNELLPLDEKLKQAFDAVDLTRELPIVTGYAQCKEGLMRTFDRGYSEMTFSRVAVITNAREAIIHKEYHLSSADPNIVGADKVVPLGRTNYDVADQLANLGMEAIHPRAGKGMRQNEIPLRVMNTFEPEHTGTLITGDYVSEKPQVEIIAGNKGVFAIEVFDQDMQGEPGSDRRILEVLGRFKVRFISKDTNANTITHYVDSTLKHVKRVVRALKDEFPNAEISTRKVAIVSAIGSDIKIPGILAKSVKALADEEISILALHQCMRQVDIQFVVDEDAYKKTIVALHGVLIEPYNHEYAIVAA from the coding sequence ATGACTAGCGAACGACATACCGTAGAGAAGATCGGCGGCACCTCGATGAGTAACTACGAGGCCGTGCGCGACAATATCATTCTCGGCGGGCGCGAAAAGGACGACCTCTACCAGCGCATATTCGTGGTCTCCGCCTATGGCGGTGTCACCGATGAACTGCTGGAGCACAAGAAAACCGGCGAGCCGGGCGTTTATGCCCTGTTTGCCGATGCGGAGTCCGACTGGGCCTGGGGTGACGACCTCACCAAGCTGATCAAGTTCCTGACCGACATCAACGGCGAACTGTTCGGGGACCCCATGCTCAAGCAGCAGGCGGACCAGTTCATTACTGATCGGATTGAAGGTGTTCGTGGTTGCCTGATCGATCTGCAGCGCCTGTGTTCCTACGGCCAGTTCCAACTGGAAGAACACCTGCTGACGGTGCGTGAAATGCTGGCTGGCATTGGCGAGGCACACAGCGCCTTCAACACCGCCCTCAAGCTTCAGCAGGAAGGTATCAACGCACGCTTTGTGGACCTGACAGGCTGGCGCGACAACGAGTTGTTGCCACTGGACGAAAAGCTCAAACAGGCCTTCGATGCCGTGGACCTGACCCGTGAGTTGCCCATCGTCACCGGGTATGCACAGTGCAAGGAAGGCCTGATGCGCACCTTTGACCGGGGCTATAGCGAGATGACCTTCAGCCGGGTGGCGGTCATCACCAACGCCCGAGAGGCTATCATCCACAAGGAATACCATCTCAGCTCTGCCGACCCCAACATTGTCGGCGCAGACAAGGTGGTGCCCCTTGGCCGTACCAATTACGACGTGGCGGACCAGCTGGCGAACCTGGGAATGGAAGCCATCCATCCCCGTGCCGGCAAAGGCATGCGCCAGAATGAAATTCCGCTGCGGGTGATGAATACCTTCGAGCCAGAGCATACCGGTACTCTGATCACCGGCGACTACGTCAGTGAGAAGCCGCAGGTGGAGATCATCGCCGGCAACAAAGGCGTGTTTGCCATTGAGGTATTTGACCAGGACATGCAGGGCGAGCCGGGCTCGGACCGTCGCATTCTGGAAGTGCTTGGCCGTTTCAAGGTGCGCTTTATCTCCAAGGACACCAACGCCAACACCATTACCCATTACGTCGACAGCACGCTCAAGCACGTCAAGCGGGTGGTACGGGCGTTGAAGGATGAGTTCCCCAACGCGGAAATCAGTACCCGCAAAGTGGCGATTGTTTCTGCCATTGGTAGTGATATCAAGATACCGGGCATCCTCGCAAAGTCCGTCAAGGCCCTGGCGGATGAGGAAATCAGTATTCTGGCCCTGCACCAGTGCATGCGCCAGGTCGACATCCAGTTTGTGGTGGATGAAGACGCCTACAAGAAGACCATCGTGGCGCTCCACGGCGTGCTGATTGAGCCCTACAATCACGAGTACGCTATCGTCGCAGCATAA